The DNA segment AAGGTTTTCAATCTTTCATTAGATATTTTCGTTTcttgtttctttcatttttattttatttctaaacacaaatcttttaaataaaaagaaagaggaaTAAACTTACCTGAGTGGTCCTACGCTCTACCGTCGCCAAGGGTGTTTCACCGGCACCAAGGGCCTCAAAACCTTTCAAGGTTTGGTCTCGGCTTTGGCGGGTGCGTCggtttggtaaaaggaccaaagcgtcctcttttatttgtttttgccACGAACAAGGGCTAAAAGGGCCATTTAGCACCTCTCCGACCACCGTCCATGGTGGAGGGGAGGTGGTCTGGTGGCGGCGCGATGATGGGTGCATCACCCTAGCAGAGAAGAAACGAAAACGAAAaggggggaaaagaaaaagtttttgttttttttctcttggAAATTCAAAGAGGAAccaacaaaatagaaaaaagaggAACTTTTTTGTTTTAAGTCATATGGAACGGTGCCGTTGGTGTACTGGGGTTGCGAATTCTCCCTAAAAGGGATATTTATGCGATTGGTCCTTCTCCTTCGCAACCCCCATTCAATCAAGCCcattttttgtcttcttttgtttttaaaatttagccctCGGATCCTGTTTAGTTTTCGTTTTGATCCCTAATTAACTTtccaatatttatacttttaaacCCCGAATTTTAATTCGTTTTTAGCCATGtcctaaatctatttaattcATCTATTAACCCTTTCTTAAATGTTTCatttatatgttatttcaaatattttatatgttatttatttacacCTATTCTAGCTTATTTTAATGTACTGTTTATtcaaattcttattatttattttaacctgCTCTATGTATATTTGTTACCTTaatctattttatatgtattatttattttttattccttacctattatatatatacatatagtttatttcaagctttttatatatttataattctttaaaaattgttatatatttatttcaaattattttatattttaaattattgtatattaTGTATTTCGGATAACTCTCTTTATATTACCTTTGAACTATtaacattataaaacatatttatattgtctatttttaattcttttacgtattatatattttaaacttcttatttattacctttaaattaaattgtatattatttattttaaaattattttatataccttATTTTAGACCCATTCTACTTATtccatattttacacttttatttgtatatatttatctattttaaaatatttcatatgatttttttatttgctttgtataatatagattttaaaattcttctacattatttattttaaactcgctttatgtattattcatttgaaattgtttatttatttactttaaaatttatataaatatatattatcaaattttaaattattatatccatttttcatatatatatacatactagttatttctttgatgtctcgtatattaactattttaaaaatcTCTTTTACACAtactctattttttaatttattttgtacattgtttatagtaaatttctttttcacGCTATTCATTTTAAATTCGTTTGTTATTATTCgtaaatttgtttacattttatgcaTTTAAGTTTGCCTTATATCTTTTACCATTTAATCCATTGGCTTTTTTAGTTATCGACGCTATTATTTGAATGTTGCATGATTATCGCTATTGCATGTATGTAAATTTGCTTACTCACGTTCATATTATTGCCATGCACTTGTGGAATATTTTATGCGTGGATCATTGTTCTATGTCATaccatattttatttcatatctttgCCTCGCGAATTAAACCTCAATGTATTTATCCAATAGATCACCttattttaacctaaataaatAACACATGTTGCTTGAATATTGCATTCGCTACTATTCAaaagcaaaattttccaaataaggcaatgtcatgcattttgaaaattcgagaaaatcgtgccctaacttactgagcttcgatccttttctcgttgattctaagtaatcgaataccctttttaaaatttaaaataaatgaggtttaaacaaaaactaaaggcaagcttactctcgaaATTACGAtgtgttgtatcctaacttattggacgtgacatcttgttacttcgagataaggaagcattttccattttgatttatttgagtaattttaaaataacaatataaggagggattgtattttaaattctttttgagtttcaattttcgacactaagacaccaattaatcaactaggtaccaattttgggcgtatcgagggtgctaatccttcctcgtgcgtaaccgactcccgaactcatttttctgaatttcgtagaccaaaatcgttgttttaataaaattaaatcatttattaaaaacaaccactttttgaggtgacccgatcacacctcgtcaaaaaaggattggtggcgactcccgttttcattcttttttaaaatccaagtcgaccccgttttcatccaaaaaatggtgtcaacaataataattaatattgacaaataaaaaaataaaatagaaataaaaaagtgtacataatatatatattagaaataacaatgatgtttaaaaataatactattaataatactacataaatatgtacatatataaaaaataaatacgtgataatattaaaaatatgtacataatatagtgtaaaaaatacatacataatataattaaaatatatacataagataacatgtaaaaaatatatatatataaataagatagtattaaagatatatacataaaatagtataatatatatacgtaatatagaatttagaatatacctaatatattaaaagaatatatatataatataatattaagaaatataataataacaaaaaaaagagagagggagagagtgggTGATTTCCGGCCACAAGGCCAGCCACCGTCCGGTCACCGGATCGCCGCCGGCTGCcgtcggcgccaccgtacacggcagccggacctcaaaaaaaactttttcggtaaaaatagataagcttcctccttttatttttactttcggataaaagaaacaaaataagattgaaagaaaaaatgataagcaaataaagaacttaaaacgagaatagacgaagaaacctcttttgctttgatctttgattaatctccaaaaaaactattctctccaaaaactagcctttacaataactcttctccttgattactctcaaaaatcctttacaataactttctcctcCAAACCTTCTTCCTCCTcttaaatacaaaatatgagaaggcttatatagccatttacaaaatattttttattgtttatgtcttcatttgtaggtacaagggGTGGTagagtgtggctagtggagtaggtagtggagcaagtgtggctagtggagttggtggtggagcaagtgtgactagtggagttggtggtggcaaaggctaggatttagttgagaaaagtttaggttgtgggctaggtttttttattttaatttgggcttagggtttgggccattggggttttgatgtaaattgggatttgggtagttaagattttgggttttgggtttaattttggtgggttaggtaaggctaaattgagttttgatgtaaatgggttaaaattggcctacaacactTAATACGTAACTTTTGTAAGACTTAattagaattttcaaaaaaattggagagattagttttaaattttaaaaaaaaaattaaaagtcttATTACGAATTTTATAAGCAAATTATTACGAACTCAATACACATATCTGATAGTGAGCAAATGTTTTCTAAAAAGatttaattttcaactttttgCTCTAAACCTCTCAAGTTTGggccaaattttaaaataattataaacatcAAAATGCTTCAATCAAATCCTAAAACTAACATATCCTTTCGAATTCTAATCAAATTTTTTCTTCGATTTAACCATTAGTGTTCAACTTAGATCAAACGTGGTTCATTTTCTAAAACATGTATAGattaataaatatttctaaacatgtTAAATCCAATATGACATTTTAACGTCAAAATTGACCGCTAGAGTGATCGAAAGGACTTGATTGGAACACTACTTTAATGTGAGAATTTGATTATAACGTTTTGAAGTTCACagaaaaatttagaattaaaccCATAGTTTGGGGACGTCTCTTGTGCAATTAACTCGCAAAAGCTAAACATAGTCAACTgccaaaatggtaaatttaccaTATAGTCCTGTTAGAATTTATGAAATTACAAATTAATACAATGTACTTTagccctcaaaaatttatttattcattttttaccCTCTAAAGCAATTTTCTAACTTTGTCCTTGTACCCCAAACCCGAGCATAACATTAATTGTAAGGGTGTTGGCGGGAGGCTGGAAATGCCCTGACCCCTCCTAAAATGGGAAACTCAACCATTGACTCTttggaatttataaaattttaagttagtatatagtaaaattgtactttgtcccccccaaaaaaaatttttgatttagtcctttaaaaaattataaagataatagatattaaaatggtaaaattacattttaactctcataaaatTATACAACTTAATTCcacccaaaaaaaagaaaatttctgACTTCCCCTTGATTAACCGAttgctttttcattttatgcagtGATGATTCCATTGAAGTTGTTGAGCTTCTAGCAGTTTGCTGGTTAGAACTGGTCGGAAAATTCCCAGTATCAAAGCTATCACCTTCAACATTATACGAAGTTGTTTTCATTGTCATGTTAAGAGAAGCAGCTTTTGGATGGGAAACtgcaataaatttgaaattaacacTTCCCAATGGACAAAAAATAGAACACAAAGAGACATTGATGAACAAGCCAAGAGAGAAATGGATTGAAATCCCTGTTGGAGAATTCAAAGCCTCATTTGATgagcaaaaaacaaaaaatagtgGAGACTTAGAGATTTACATTCATGAATATGATGCTGGTGAATGGAAGAGAGGACTTGTTGTTAAAGGAGTTGCTATTAGGGCAAAAAATTGATGTTTATCGGGTCGGACTTTACATTGACGGTGTATCAAATACAAACTCTGTAGTTTGTGTGTTAGTTTACTCTGTAGACGAGATAGCTATATGATCTGATGATATGTGCGATGTTGTTTGATCTAGTGTTGAGAagcttattattattgttattattatgatAATAAAACGTTGCCGGGTCGGTgttgtttaattatatttatattcaattatatgtgctcaaggatcaaattgaaaaaattcataaatgtgaaaggttaaattattaaattatttagaattaaaatcaaattgatagaatgtgtaaccATTGAAGCAAAATGTGCTATTGTATCAATTAGAAAAAGACTAACCAagagtgaccaaaacaaaaacgaTCTAAAAAGTTAGTgacgaaattgaaaatttttatagtttagtgaccaaaacaaaaacacaCTAATAGTTAGATGGCTAATTCTATAGTTCACCCTATATATTTACAGTTTTTAACAAGAATAAAtcaaacttttatcattttttagtGGCCAAACTGCAATTTTACCATGTATTAAACGCTTCATagcaaattattttatataacatGGATACTTACAATTACAAACGCATTTAAACAATTTTACACCATTGAAGGACACACCATGCTCATAGTTCAAGGTCATGAacacttaaatatatatacaagagtTACAGAGAAATTCGCTTTCATGGAGTCCGATCTCTATGCATCAACGGACACACTTATGGCATTTAGCTCGACATGTTGCTTACCCTCGTTTTGTGGATGAACAATGACGGTTGCATGAGCTTCGGACCTCAAGGAGTGTTTATTACTTCCCCCTTGCGAAACAGAAATTGAGCTGACGAGTGGTTTTCTACTACTAACTGTGTCGTCGAGATCGTCTTGATCTTTGGTGACAATCTCCCACTCCTCTTTGAGTGAAGTAACTTGTAAGCCTTTCTCGTGGTGACTTTCCATCTCGAATGCTGTCGGTAAAATAACATAATCGTTTATTGGGTTATAGAAAGGGTCCGGTTCACCAGCCCTCAACCAGTGCTTGAGGATTCGGAAGACGTGAGGCTCACAAAGAATTCCCCGGTGCTCACCGGGGACTGCAACCCTTGCTTCTGCATGGAGTCCATCTGCCTGAAAAGTAACAAGAAAGAAATCAAGTCAGAGATGCCGCTGTTCCATTCGTGCAATACAGAACGAGATTACTATTCAAAACGAATAATCCGACATGCAATAATCACAAGAACTAATAATTGCTTCATCATCTAATTCTGAATATAACTTCACATAAGTCAACCGTTCTCCATGAGTTCTTAGAAGTTAATGGGGTGTTAtagagtaaaagtaccatggataCCCTTGTACTAAGAATTGGATTGCACTTTGCCCCTTATACTCAAAAAATGACAAATTAATCCccgtacattagatcaaagagcaaaccagtctttctattaaaatttcaccatttttattgttaaaaacagAATAAGGTACACGAGACACAACATGTGTAACTGTTCGATTATTTCATCAGTCATGCCAGTTTTTATCagtagaaatggataaaattttaacaaaaatgaccaatttattttttgttctaacATTCAAGGATTGATTTaccctttttctctttctttttttactaaagagggcaaaatgcaatctaactcctaatacAAAGGCTTCCATGATAATTTTACCGGTATTATAGGCATCATTTGTATTTCAATTACtatggtaaataataaaataacagaaACATATACGAAGGGGAGTCAGCCAACCTTAGCTGATTCAGCTGGGACTGTTCCATCACCATCAACGCATATATATTTGGGCTGATAAAGAGAAGAAACTCAGTAATCAAATCTGTAAATACAAAAGTAGTCTCTAGAACTACAGCACAACAAAAATCACCTGAAAAAACCGTAAGTCCTGTATATTCGTGACCGGTGTCTCCTCACTTCCGTAGCTGCAAAATTGTTAAATCAATAAAGTTTGTAACAGAAAACAGAAATAAACATCTAgcaatttcaaaagaaaattcgAATAAGAGGGATCACCAAACACTGTGTGGTGTCTCAAGATTGATCCCGTATATATTGTAGAATTTAACTCCGGAAGGAACCTTAGCGTGAGACAACACCTTTTGAGTCTCTTTAACCCATTTCAAGATTTCCAAATTAAAAGGTAATGGAATCATCTCTCCGTTATAATCGACCTGAAATTACAAAAAGCAAGCAAATTGCTTAGAACCCTTAATTGAAGAGAATCTTTTATTTTTTCGTTTCTGCACAATCAAAGTTCATAGCTTACCGTGTTGCCAGAAAGAGCTTCCTTGAAAATATCAATGCAATTTCCCGGACGATAAGATTCTAGAATAGTTCGAGGATATCCATCACAACCTTCTTTCTCCCTCCATATCTCAAGAAGTGGAATATGTTGCCAATGGAAATGTGGACAAGCCATTAACTCGTATATCGATGGGCACTCAATAAGCTGAATGATGCAGAGCAAGAATAAATAATTTGCTcaaaaaaatgaaggaaaaatgcaAATAAGGGCTGTGTGCaccaaaatgcaaaaaaaattctTCCATCTAATTAAGGCAACATGGAGTAGGATGAGTTAAGACATCGAACTATAGATTAAACTTCATTTAAGATTTTAACAAACACTACCGTATATAATCAGAAATAAGCTTCTATATAAAATTCGTAAGTGGTGGACATATCAATAGCAAGTTAATGCCCTCAAGGGCATCTACACCGAAAACAACAGAAGTGTAATTAGAACATAATTAGGTAAACTACACTGGTAGTCACTATTGGTAAGTTctttttttggtcacccaacaattcaattttgtctttttgatGACCAGCCATTAAATAGCTAACGAAAAAATGAcgtgacaacttttaaaattgacataatagcaaTTTTAATCCTCagcatttatacattgtgtcaatttaatcttgattctaaaaTATTTAACCCTCAGTATTTACACAttgtataattttatcttttttttgtagtttttctTTTTAGGTAAAGGgtcacaaagaaaaacaaaacaacaaaaaaaagactaaattacacaatgtgtgaatattgaaggttaaatttattagaatcaaaactaatttGACATAATGTaaaaatgttgagggttaaagttgctattttgctaattttaaagCTGCCAATTTTCCGTTAGTAATTTAATGGTTGGTGACCAAAATGGAAAAAGTCGAATAGTTGTTGgataactattttgtaactttttatagttgggtgaccaaaaaagaaactaATAGTTGGGTAACTGCCAATGTAGTTTGCCCAACATAATTACATACCAATTGATGCATGCTCCATTTCGAAATGAAAAAGTTCTGTTCCCACCCATCAACGAATGACATCCCGTTTAAAAAGGTAGAAGCAATATATCCAGGTGCACctgttgaaaatatttaaattacatcTCGATAAGcacttgaatcaaaattaaaccgAACTAACTACTAGATCCTCTCATTCTTTTTTCGTAAACTGTTGGATTCTTTAGTGGAAATTGAGCGACAGCATGCATACAGTTTTGGAATTCGGTATAGTACAATTTCCATTGAGGCAATTGATGATTTGAATTGAAACTATTAAATGTCTTGTACTCTACTCAAGTTACAAATGTCCACTTACCCCGGAATGGTGCAGCAATTGCAATCCAATTCTTCACGTATTTCTGAAAAATCTGAAGAAGAAAGGCAACAGTATATCACAAAGAGATACGATACTAAACCTTATATTGATACAAGAAAAGTGGAGAAGCAGAGCAaggaaaacgaaaaaaaaaaagaaaggaattccTTACATCGCTGTGAAGGCCCATGAAACATTTTACCAAAAGGCCGCCCATCGAGTGACTTATAACATTTATCTTCTTCCCTCCTGAAGCTTCATATACCAACTCTAATTTCTCTGCCAGCCGATCCATTGTTTCTTGCAACCTGAAAGAGAAAACAAATCTAAGAATACAAAGAGAAGCTACCGTACTACTTTAGAAAGAGAAACGATTAACGAA comes from the Gossypium hirsutum isolate 1008001.06 chromosome A06, Gossypium_hirsutum_v2.1, whole genome shotgun sequence genome and includes:
- the LOC121230856 gene encoding lecithin-cholesterol acyltransferase-like 4, coding for MAMLLEDILQSVEIWLKLIKKPQPYVDPNLDPVLLVPGIAGSILTAVDDQNGKEERVWVRILGANYKFRTKLWSRFDPSTGRTESLDPNTTIKVPGGRYGLGAIDVLDPDMIVGRDCVCYFHDMIVEMLKWGFQEGKTLFGFGYDFRQSNRLQETMDRLAEKLELVYEASGGKKINVISHSMGGLLVKCFMGLHSDIFQKYVKNWIAIAAPFRGAPGYIASTFLNGMSFVDGWEQNFFISKWSMHQLLIECPSIYELMACPHFHWQHIPLLEIWREKEGCDGYPRTILESYRPGNCIDIFKEALSGNTVDYNGEMIPLPFNLEILKWVKETQKVLSHAKVPSGVKFYNIYGINLETPHSVCYGSEETPVTNIQDLRFFQPKYICVDGDGTVPAESAKADGLHAEARVAVPGEHRGILCEPHVFRILKHWLRAGEPDPFYNPINDYVILPTAFEMESHHEKGLQVTSLKEEWEIVTKDQDDLDDTVSSRKPLVSSISVSQGGSNKHSLRSEAHATVIVHPQNEGKQHVELNAISVSVDA
- the LOC121230855 gene encoding uncharacterized protein, with product MHPSSRRHQTTSPPPWTVVGEVLNGPFSPCSWQKQIKEDALVLLPNRRTRQSRDQTLKGFEALGAGETPLATVERRTTQVCQRHVRPVVGALSGGGARGRKGMRRLRLKEARVAEKS